A segment of the Bactrocera neohumeralis isolate Rockhampton chromosome 3, APGP_CSIRO_Bneo_wtdbg2-racon-allhic-juicebox.fasta_v2, whole genome shotgun sequence genome:
AATACTTTTTCGATAATGCCATCCATCATACCACCATATGAGGTGGATAACAATTGTGTAGAGCCAATAGACCATAAGCTCTCACTATGTTCTCCAGCTTATTTTTTATCTGAGATGACTTTGAGATATTTAAAAGAGCTCGAGAGTACAATAGTTCTACCCATTGACCAAGGTAACTCAAAGCATGTGGGGATACGATACCTAATCGCAGGATGCCAGAATTGATCTTATAAGGGAAGGTATAAAACCCCAACGTATATAATTATAGACAAGTTAGTATGGGACTTAACCAGGCTAGAAGGTTCGGTTTAATGTCAAATGAAGCGGTAGCTGATTTCAGTGCGGACATACTAACGTTATTGAATGCACCGTTTTTCCTAAGAAACATGCGATTGTCCCATCTCCTCATGAAGGATGGTATCAATCCATTTCCCTTTGACGTACGCGTGCTGCCTAACCTTTAACCGGTTGAGTGATCGTTTAGATGTTGGACAGATGGGTCTATAAGATTTAGGCAAGGAGTTGTTTTCCTTTCTAGGTTCCGATATGAAGATAACTTTGACTTCCTCTCACTTACTATGCGTGTACGCTAAACGGGCACAGgcgttatatatatacatatgtatgtattagcaaCGAGGTGAAACCGTAAATAGAGTAGAGTGGAAAATTTATTATCCGTCCGTAGTATTAAGTCAAAGCCTTGGCAGTCTAccaaaagttcgaaaatctttattttaggtataaagccgattttacgagttttcgacaCATGGACACgttattaccaaaaaaaaagattttctgcGAACTTCAATTAAATATGTACAGTATCTGAAGTATTATATTTAGTGGTCCCGTTTTGACAAGTTTTAGAATAAGATAAGAGAGCGTACCGTAAGGAGCCTATTcgtccaaaaaattattttgaaagacTTGCTGGTGCTTTATAGGCATAGTTGGGGCCCGACGTCGTTGAGTTTAACAACATTACTTAAGAATTCCGGGATAACGTTTGGCATTAGAAGTggtccagtagttcctgagacaTATGATTGTGATCATTGTATCTATAAACGCGGCAGTAACAGCTGTTTCCATCTACAATCAGTAAGCTTATCAAAGGAACCTTGCGAAGGTTACACCTATGGGCCGCAAAGAACTGACTAGGGGTTAACCCTAGTACGACGGATTTATTTGTTATGCattaataaaaccaaaatactTTAATTTCATATTCCCCCATTTGGTGGTATTATAATTTCTCGCTATCATTCGACCAATTCTTACATATGGAACAGTGGTTTGGTAgccataattaaagaaaaaatataatatcccCAGTTTAAGAGAAATAAAGAGGGCAGACTGAAGAGGAGTTACCGCCGCCATTCaatcatgtccgactgatgcgcttgATATGCTCCTGCAACGACTGTCCATAAACGTTTTTTTATACGAATAGTAGCAACATTTTCTGTAATAAGAAGAAAGGAGGTAGCAAATTGGAAGAGGAAATCTTATGGACGTCGCAATATTCTGAGCCAGCTAAAACAAATCTAAATAGATCAGGCTATATCTTTCCAAGGTTAGATTTAAATAGTGATTTCTAGGTGAGAATACCCTCTAGACGTGAATGGAGAGGAGATTGAGGGAAGAGAATATTATCTCAATCTCAACCGACACTCAAAAATGGACTACCGAATAGGGACAGGAGTATACTTAGAAAAAACTCTCTCTCCATTCGTTTACCAAACTCAGCTAGCATCTTTCAAGCGGAAACACTAAGGATAGAGAAGACCTGTGGAGTTTTGTTGAATAACTGCAGGAGGAAACAGATAGACAGTCAGTATTACTAGCCTTGTCGCAAGCTCACTGATAGGTTAATTCCACTTGTCATACCGGAAACCGTTTTGGAACAATTTCGGTAGTAGAAAAAAACAGACGAGTTGGTTAAGTCAAGAGCATCTCAAGACGAACCTGAGGCTTAGAAAATACTGCAGAAACGATCCAAGAAGAAGCTAACTTGAATGAATAGCTCAGAACAGGTTTCCATGTAACCAAAGGCAAGATAACGTAGTAATATGGCCAAAATATGACAAGACAAGAACTAAAAACTCATTAAAGAGCTCGGTTTCCGTATGTGACGAGAGCATATACGTATAACCCACTATTTAATAGCACTACATTAATTCAGTCTATACTTTGTTGCATATTTATAGGCTACGTAATATTAAGCTTagctttatacatttttttgattggATAATAAAAGCATTGAATATTTCACCAATAAGATTTTGTTTTACttctgaaaattttatcaaCCTTACACGAAGCCGTAATAGAAGCTTGAGTGTACTGATAGAAATTATAGAGTCTAACGATACCACAATCATGAAAGCCATAGTTCTCGAAGTGTTTTTGTTACACACGATTTCGCCACAAGAGGTGTAGCGTCTGAACCAGCAAGGACGCATTCGTCCACGCAACACATCACACCAATGAGCACAGAGAAAAGTCAGTCCATAGGAAGGTGTTTCTATACAGTTTCAGGTTTTCCAGAGTTTATGTTAAGaattcaatacatttttcttaagcggataaagaaatatatttaaatttttcagttcagttttaatttaattgacatcaagataaaataatttttatttataaaaactgaCGCTCCCAACAGAACTCTATGCAGAGACAGATGAAGATTCAGCTGCAACAGATGAAGATTCGGGTGCAGCAGATGAAGATTCAGCTGCAACAGATGAAGATTCCGGTGCAGCAGAAGAAGATTCAGGTGCAGCAGATGAAGATTCAGCTGCAACAGATGAAGATTCAGCTGCAACAGATGAAGATTCAGCTGCAACAGATGAAGATTCAGGTGCAGCAGATGAAGATTCAGCTGCAACAGATGAAGATTCAGGTGCAGCAGAAGAAGATTCAGGTGCAGCAGAAGAAGATTCCTGAGGTGCAGCAGAAGAAGATTCGGGTGCAGCAGATGAAGATTCAGGTGCAGCAGATGAAGATTCAGCTGCAACAGATGAAGATTCGGGTGCAGCAGATGAAGATTCAGGTGCAGCAGATGAAGATTCAGGTGCAACAGAACAGATGAAGATGATGGTTGAGGCCATGGTTGGCATGGGCGAGGACCATGAGGACCATGAGGACCATGAGGTTTGCCTCCAGCACCACCAAATGGTGGACGTCCGCCAGCTCCACCTGGACCGCCAAATCCTCCGGGACCGCCTACACCTCGTCCACCTTGTCCGCCATGTCCTTGATGTCCTCTTGCAAAACCTCCAAATCCTCCAGGTCCCCCACCGCTTCTTCCACCTCGTCCACCAGGACCACCAGGTCCACGTCGTCCAAATCCTCGTTGTcctggaatttttttaattttaaaattttaaagcactCAGCAACCTTCATCTAATACAACATACCATTAACTAGGACGACCGCGAAAGCGATGAAGAATAATACCGTGAAGAATTTCATCTTTGCTATTGAATGAACTTTGTCAAATTGCTGACTTCCAAGTCGTTCCTTAAGCCTTATATAGCGTTtcagcaaattttcaaaaaacaattagattttgtttgtatgtatgtatgtataggtataaACATCTAACTTTTAACCACCTGTAAAAACAATGTCTGGTGTAACCacgtaaatataaaataacgtAATCAAAAAGTAccgtaataaataataaatattaggcCGTCACTAGCCAAACGTTTGTTGTGAACGAACAGCGAAGTACCGCTGACTACGAACCTTTTCTTAGGTAAATATTGCTAGTTTtctgaacaaaattaaaataaatattattgtttttataaaaaggtTTGCGATTTTGtgtaaaaactatttataagtatatttttttaagttgttttgGCCGTTTTCTTTGTTCCTCAGCGGaacaatgaaaaaagttatgttGTTTGTAAAGTAAATGTCTTTGGACTACATTTATCTATTTGCCTAAAAGAATTGGTGAGACCACTTGGATTCATTAACTCATATCCTTTAATTACCTTTCATAATTTTCCTTCcactcattatttatttattgaagaatTGATTGAGCCCAAAACTTTGGGCTCGTCAAGGAAACAATGAACTTTTACATCaacatttgtaaataaaactgaGTTGAGGTGTTTCCGTGACGAGATGTGACCTTATTGTAAGGACATTACTCGTCATTAGTCTCCAGCTCTGAGATAAAGAAGGACTGTGTTCTTAATACTCGTATAAACGAGCtcatatttatttgatataagTCTCTTCCTCGAACTTAGTTTTTTACTTGCCGTGACTATCCGTACGTCAATACTTTATGGATACAGTGTGATAAGGGGTCTCATTTGTTGGGCTGAAGTTCCAAGCTAAAGTTTGTCTTTATGATATTAACGTCAAGAGATTATCATGTATCAGACAAAATGTCCTATGTGATACAAGCTAATAAGTCTTCGTGTAAGTGATTGATTTTTGTATCCTCCCGCGGTTACCAATGCCTAGTCAATGCGCGAAATGAGAGCAAGATTTGAGTTCCTGGAAGAATACCTAGTTAATTTGAATCTGATGATTTATAGTGATAGTTGGAGGAAATGCCATTAACCCGCATCATATTTTCTTTCATTCACATCTATAGGGAATAGATAGGAGCCTGAAACCCGCTACTGAAGTCGCAGGAACTATTATAACTCACTAAGCGAGAGCTTCCTTAGACTACCATCCATTTAGTTTTCCAAAATTATCATACATATTGACCAACATAAACAGTTTAAGTCAGCGGGAAAGTCAAAAACGGCTAGCAGAAGGTCTGGTAATGATGAGATACCACTCAAAGTGACCAAAATACCAGGTTCAAACTCAaccgaaaattcgaaaatctttatatgagGTAAATacacattgctctattcggaaatgccttgatattgatacatggaatgcatcgtcgaagaaatggttACGCAGAAAGTAAAGGCAAgtagtagattgacatccaaatgtgttctcaactaatgcaatAGGACTAATTTatacaatccacccgaaaaacaaCGATTgctttctaccttcggttgctattgattaatgtacgcggttcaacttcatttgagtcattgcgtattgtgaatggtacggtgtgtgcgaCTTTTTGAGAAGTATGcgagcaattgcaattgctggaacatgataatcactggaatcaaacgatggacgatgcgatagctacttcgtatgccactgaagttcgcacacttttcgcgaagatcacttcgacatatcagccttcaaatccgcgtcaattatgggattcgaacaaaaatgacattgccgatgacattttacattgtattcgctaagaattggaaatgtgcaaatttcggttgatacctccagtggtttgatatcaattccacctgacttttgtcaattcaattcaacgaaagatgaactcatcacgaatgtttgttcgaacattggccaaattatcgttacgattgcttgagtgcacgcgcaattttagctgccaaaaatacaagacgttaatgacttaaactggaagattctgtgtcaaatttcgggaggtttgcgctcatacaaatcgatcgtcttgacaatgaagacgaagccatgaattatccagtggattTTCTacattctttggagaggcttggtatgccgcagcatcatttgcgtctcaaagttggatctatcattattatgtttcggaattttcatgcgccgaaactatgtaatggaacccgactgattgtgacctAGCTATCGAATAaaagggggcagaatgcttgattttACGAATTcatttgagttctaacgatttgccatttcagttcaaacgtattccgtttccagcgGAAATTTCCTTTgtgatgacaatcaacaggacaaaAGGATAATCGTTAGaagagtgtggcataaatctggaaatgctatATTTttacacggccagatatacatgGAGTGTTCACGAGACATACATGGATATACATGGAGTGTTCACAGAACCCAAACaatgtttatcaagctgcgttacattgaaaaaaagtttagaaaaatcggaaataaatgattttcaacacaatataaattaaactttcTTTTCACTTCAAAACTCATAATTTTACGGAGAACAAcgcctgcggggtcagctagtttatatatataagtcAATATCTATTTCGATTAGATTTAGGTCACATAAGtaaccgttaggtgaagaaAATTGTTATACCTCAATACTAAGATCACTCCGTTAATCAAGTCCATAGCTCATTGCATATTTATAGGGTACATAATATTAAGCTTAGCTTTGGATATGACAGCCTTTTGATTGGATAATCTGTTAGAAGCCTTAAGACTgaagcttttttgaaaaaatcgaatattttactaattacattttgtttcgcttctgaaaatttaattagccTGAAAGAAGGTTGAGTCAATCGTAGAGTCCAATGCTACCAAAGTTTTGAAAACCTCAGTTTAGGATAGTTCCTGAGGATTTTTATAGTTCCTGAGGATTTATATAGTTCCTGACATTATTCAGTTTTCAGTTTCCAGGAGATGTTAATAAATGCACCGATTTTTAAGGGTTTTGAAGCTGTAAATGCAATGGTTAAATGTGAACAAGGACGCATTCGGCCACACCAAGGATACATAGAATCACGCTACGGATTACGAAAACTAGATTATTTTGAAGTAgacaactaaatttaaaataaaaatccaagTTGTGCACTTTTTatcctgatttttatttttgtaaggtTAGGTACAGAATAGAGGAAGATAGTTTTCTATTGTTTTGGTTAAAAACTGACTGCATTTTTCTTAAGCGGATAAAACAACATGTTTTTATTGAAAGCAATATAATTGGTCACAGTTCAAGGTTCAGTTGAAGATTCAGTTGCAGCTGGTGCAGATTCAGTTGCAGCAGATGAAGATTCAGGTGCTACAGATGAAGATGGTGGTTGAGGTGGGGGTTGCAATGGGCGAGGACCATGGGGACCATCAGGACTGTCAATTGGTGGAGGTCCGCCAACTCTTCCAGGACCGCCCAATCCTCCAGGGCCGCCAACTGCTCCACCTGGGCCACCAGGTCCACCTGGTCCACCAGGTCCCCATTGACctggaaattttttatattaacaacTTAAAGTAACCTTCATCTAGTGCAACATACCATTAACTAGGACAACCAGGAAAGCGATAAGGAATATTGCCGTGAAGAATTTCATTCTCTCAATCAAATGAACTTTGCTAAACTGCTGATATCCCAGTGGTTTCTTTAGTCTTATATAGCATAGTTACTTATCActaaaaattcaacaaacaaTTACATTGTAGTTATATTTTAGTACGAATTTCTAatgtagtttaaaaaaaaaatgaaaaacacgcttttaaagcacatgaaaataaaaagtaaaaataattactaatatAACCTGAGAACAATAATAAGCGATTGGTTCCCTTATTGAAAGCGTGCGTTGCTCAATATGTGAAAAATATGGCACAAAGCCATTCACGCTTTTTTCAGCGAAATTAGATTATACAAGATTGTataagtaattatttttcacttcttAGAAGCGtgctttttagtttttgtactctttcaacatgttgctacaaagtacAATAATGTTGttaacctaacggttgtttgtgtatcacctaaaaatattcaatatagatatatagtagtatataaagagtgatccaagtagaggtacttttctcATTACCTCTTTTTGACACATCACGAGTGAGTCGTGTAGAGCTGTCATGTTACTTAAAAAGACTTACGTCTAAACAAGGTTTACAAACCGTTAacttattacgaaaattcacgttctataaagaatgtgtttcaagCACTTCACTCAACGTTTCGCTCAatcctactgagcgtactatttgcaacaccatcatccattttgcgacccagcattcattatcggataatattcgactgaatagagCACGTCCAACATACAGTGAAGTAAATATAGGAACCGTAGCGCGTATACgaagactgtggagagtcgatttggcgccgttcgcagcaactcggactgacgtatggaacgacttggcgcattttacgtcaagatcttagattgaaagcgtacaaaatacagcttgtgcaaaaactgaagtcTCTGTACCTTTCCAAAcgatatcgcttcgctctatgggctcttcaaaagttccaagaagatccgactttttcgagctaaattttgtttagcgatgtggcatatttctggctcaatgggtatgtaaaaaagCAGAATTGCTACATTTGAGACGAGAGCAACCTAAAGtggttcaagagctgccatttcatccagaaaagcaagggtttgatgtggtttgtgcgccggtgaaatcatcggtccacatttctttattaatgatgccgatgagaatgtaaccgtcaatagcgaccgttaaccctccatgataaccgactatttgatgcctgaaattgaagctcgtgatctcgacgacatttggtttcaacaagatggcgctacttcccacacatgacttcaatcaatcaatggatttattgagagaacacttcgattag
Coding sequences within it:
- the LOC126753395 gene encoding uncharacterized protein LOC126753395 isoform X3 codes for the protein MKFFTVLFFIAFAVVLVNGQWGPGGPGGPGGPGGAVGGPGGLGGPGRVGGPPPIDSPDGPHGPRPLQPPPQPPSSSVAPESSSAATESSSAAPESSSAAPQESSSAAPESSSAAPESSSVAAESSSAAPESSSVAAESSSVAAESSSVAAESSSAAPESSSAAPESSSVAAESSSAAPESSSVAAESSSVSA
- the LOC126753395 gene encoding uncharacterized protein LOC126753395 isoform X1 gives rise to the protein MKFFTAIFLIAFLVVLVNGQWGPGGPGGPGGPGGAVGGPGGLGGPGRVGGPPPIDSPDGPHGPRPLQPPPQPPSSSVAPESSSAATESSSAAPESSSAAPQESSSAAPESSSAAPESSSVAAESSSAAPESSSVAAESSSVAAESSSVAAESSSAAPESSSAAPESSSVAAESSSAAPESSSVAAESSSVSA
- the LOC126753395 gene encoding uncharacterized protein LOC126753395 isoform X2, with the protein product MKFFTVLFLIAFLVVLVNGQWGPGGPGGPGGPGGAVGGPGGLGGPGRVGGPPPIDSPDGPHGPRPLQPPPQPPSSSVAPESSSAATESSSAAPESSSAAPQESSSAAPESSSAAPESSSVAAESSSAAPESSSVAAESSSVAAESSSVAAESSSAAPESSSAAPESSSVAAESSSAAPESSSVAAESSSVSA